The Desulfatiglans anilini DSM 4660 sequence TGGCATTGGGTGTTTTGAAGTGCCAGATAATTTTTTTGCGCTGTTATTTCGGTCTATTCCCATGTGGCCACTTCAGCCCGCATGGTAGCAATATCGGCGATTCTTCGGTCGAGGCACTGCCCTTTTATGACGCTGAGTTCGATCTCCGCTATGTTGAGCCAACTGCCTTGTTTCGGCGTGTAATGAATCTCAAGCCTTTCGGCCAGTTGCCTGGCCTCCGGGGGCTCGAACGTCTCATACTCGACTTTACAAATAAGCGAGCAGAAACCGCTTGATTATCTGTGATATCAATATGTTAGCCGTTGTTTGATCGTAGGACCCTACTGTATGCCGAAAAAATGCCTTCTCAAATGCAGCATATATAACCATCAAGGATATTTTCTCTTGACATGTAGGACCCTACTCTATATAGTGGGTGCCATGGCGCACCTCCACAAGAAAATCAAGAAAGGCAACGCCTACTACTACGTGCGTGAGACCCAACGCAT is a genomic window containing:
- a CDS encoding transposase, whose translation is MCKVEYETFEPPEARQLAERLEIHYTPKQGSWLNIAEIELSVIKGQCLDRRIADIATMRAEVATWE